The region TGAGGTGGTAGAATGATTTATCGGTCTAGTCCATGTTAGTGATACATCAGCATGCTCGTTAAAGAAAGAAATCTACTCTTTGCTTTCCAATCACTCACTAAGTCCGTCCAAAATACGTGGACAAGTTTATGATGGAGCTAGTAATATGAGAGGAGAGATAAATGGTCTCAAAACTTTGATTATGAAAGATAGTCCATCGGCATATTACATTCATTGTTTTGCTCATCAATTGCAATTAACACTTGTAGCTATCGCTAAAAAACATGGGATGTTGGAGACTTCTTTGATCATGTTACTAatgtgttgaatgttgttggaggATCTTTTAAGCATAGAGATTTGATTCGTCATCATCAAGTCCGAAAAGTTGGAGCAAAGCATTGAATCGTGAAGTTCATACCGACGAGGACTAAATCAAATGCGCGGACTTTCAAAGACCAGTGATACCCGTCAGGGATCACATTTCAAAACATTAGAtaactttattattatttctcaaCTATTGTTCATGTGCTTGAAGTGATTAAACATGAAGGTTCCACCTCAAGTGATAGAAATCAAGCAAAATATCTTTTGACTGAGATTAAAACATTCAAATTTGTTTTTATGCTTCACTTGATGTTGAAAGTGTTGGCAATGTCAAATGAGTTGAgcaaaattttacaaaaaaaggaTCAAGATATTATTAATGTCGTGGAGTTTCTTAACATTGCAAAAGAAAGATTGCAAGATATGAGGGAAGCTAGATGGAGGCCTTTGTTGGATGATATTTCCTCATTTTGTGATGCACAAGGTATTTTGATTCCCAAGTTAGATGAGTCTTATTTTCCTGGAAAGTCAAAGCGTAAGTCTTCGGTGTTTGTTATTCACACCACTTGCGTATTGAAATCTTTGTCTTGTGATTGACGTGCAACTTCAAGAGCTTAATGATCGCTTTGATGTAGCGAGTAATGATTTGCTTCTTGGGATGGGTAGCTTGAATCCTATCAATTCTTTTGCTAATTTTGACAAAGGTAGAATCATGACTTTAGCAAAGTGTTACCCAGATGAGTTTGATGAACTATAGATTCGAGATTTGAGTTACCAACTCGATACTTTCATATTTCATATGCGAAGTGGTAATCCCAAGTTCTCCAACTTGCAAGGAATTGGTGATTTGGCAAAAGCATTAGTTGAGGCAAATCTTGTGGATACTTATTCACTTGTTTATTTACTTGTGAAATTAACTCTGATCTTACCTGTTGCTATCGCAACTGTGGAGAGAGCATTCTCATCCATGAAGCGGATCAAAAATGAAGTGCGAAATAGCATTGGTGATCAATATTTGAATGATTGTTTAGTTTGTTACATAGAGCGTGATGTATTCACAAATGTAAGTAATGATGTCGTCATTGATCATTTTCAGAAGATGAAACCTCGTCGAGGACaattgtaaatgaatgatggatatttatgatattagtaGTATTATTGAAAGTTTTATGCTTTTCTCTTCTGTATATTGCTATAAATAAATGTTTCATCGGAAAAGACGAATAACCCGAATCAAAGCTCGAAAAGACGAATAATCCGACCCGAAGCCCAAATTGATTAAATGACGCATGGCACCCGgaaacttcaaatcctggatccgcctctgattAACTTTATATTCTCTTTTCTCATTTCTATAGTTGTTGTTgacttaatttaatttattaatctttgatctttttatttcttaaagttAAAAATAGAAGTTTCCCTCTCTTCCTTCTCATTAAAAAAAAGACACAAACCCTCTCTCTTCTCAATTCTCATCAAAGAAACAAACCCCCTTttctcaattctcatcaacTAAACAAACCCTCTTCATTACTCCAAAGCCAAAATCCCATTTGACTGCTTCCTCCATTGACCCATTGTAAGGATCTTTTcgtctttctttcttgatttcttttgagttttttttcttacaaaaatGCTTTTTTGTGTTAAAATTGTATTCTTGCTTGT is a window of Lycium ferocissimum isolate CSIRO_LF1 chromosome 12, AGI_CSIRO_Lferr_CH_V1, whole genome shotgun sequence DNA encoding:
- the LOC132039160 gene encoding uncharacterized protein LOC132039160, encoding MRSGNPKFSNLQGIGDLAKALVEANLVDTYSLVYLLVKLTLILPVAIATVERAFSSMKRIKNEVRNSIGDQYLNDCLVCYIERDVFTNVSNDVVIDHFQKMKPRRGQL